From the genome of Candidatus Nitrosocosmicus oleophilus, one region includes:
- a CDS encoding SDR family NAD(P)-dependent oxidoreductase, translated as MKRSDKTILVTGSGTGIGQAVARKFAKAGYNIIILGRRKEPLIDASNILKQIITDEKFESSVTYYSGVDVSDFEAINTMFEKIAADFGRIDIIVNNAGVSGPVKIFTNSSYQEFKDCVSIHLTGTFWTSVKALEVLNDIGKIITISTFFTEENKYEQRPYRFRTPYTAAQGAKNRLSECLSWELVEKGIKAVATNPGPVHSDRIYKTVYPKAAAEFLRVGGFPGLSSKQIEEISVALLPYLGDEPGTIDIESKKIATSLAEKYKDLDLAKTQHLAKELLAKIQEIAEKVQNNTKKMIVDNEFLSQEDVAEMVYNLSSDEMSKLLNGKVIPNDRVFYPVKPIVERTLQVELDKALENKTILITTTTTEEKLLNFIKKIATKINNLNVKQLIVLTHNIEQSPEVSKMFEGFHHHALDLGDENTVKKIFNTINSRYGRTDSVIHFTGSYDYHNNLTSLERKQWDNMVDKFVNIPHLVTSQSVLSMATNHALDDPSLFKGSKGNIVIVGPDSPVGKKISGNVRARSEVFRGALRPYVTTANQELHDVLNSDINLTLVLPGNINGDLPDYDKLEQSLMGLSSQDAQKNNLIHYIDE; from the coding sequence ATGAAAAGGAGTGACAAAACAATACTTGTTACTGGTAGTGGAACAGGGATAGGTCAAGCTGTGGCAAGAAAATTTGCTAAGGCAGGTTACAATATCATAATTCTTGGTAGGAGGAAAGAACCACTAATCGATGCATCGAACATATTAAAACAAATAATCACGGACGAAAAATTTGAATCGTCCGTCACGTATTATTCAGGGGTGGATGTTTCCGATTTTGAAGCAATTAATACGATGTTTGAGAAAATTGCTGCCGACTTCGGTCGAATAGATATTATAGTAAATAATGCTGGAGTTTCTGGTCCAGTAAAGATTTTTACTAATTCGAGTTATCAAGAGTTTAAAGATTGCGTTTCAATACACCTTACTGGTACTTTTTGGACAAGCGTTAAGGCTCTAGAAGTACTCAATGATATCGGGAAGATAATTACAATTTCAACTTTTTTCACTGAGGAGAATAAGTATGAGCAGAGGCCATATAGGTTTAGAACACCTTATACAGCAGCACAGGGTGCAAAGAACAGACTATCCGAGTGTCTTTCATGGGAGCTTGTTGAGAAAGGTATCAAAGCTGTTGCAACAAATCCGGGACCTGTTCACTCTGATAGAATATACAAAACCGTATACCCTAAAGCAGCAGCTGAATTTTTGAGGGTAGGAGGTTTCCCAGGTTTAAGTAGCAAGCAAATCGAAGAGATTTCTGTTGCTTTATTACCATATCTAGGGGATGAACCCGGAACGATCGACATTGAATCAAAAAAAATCGCAACATCCTTGGCTGAAAAATACAAAGATCTAGATCTTGCCAAGACTCAACATTTAGCAAAGGAGCTTTTGGCCAAGATTCAAGAGATCGCTGAAAAGGTACAGAATAATACCAAGAAAATGATAGTTGATAATGAATTCTTATCTCAGGAGGATGTTGCTGAAATGGTATATAACTTATCGAGCGATGAAATGAGCAAGTTATTAAATGGTAAAGTTATTCCAAATGACCGGGTCTTCTACCCCGTAAAGCCAATTGTTGAAAGGACTTTACAGGTAGAGCTGGACAAAGCCCTAGAAAATAAAACAATATTGATTACCACGACAACTACTGAAGAAAAATTGTTGAACTTTATTAAAAAAATTGCAACGAAGATTAATAACTTAAATGTAAAGCAACTAATTGTCCTTACACACAATATTGAACAATCACCAGAGGTGAGCAAAATGTTTGAAGGATTTCACCATCATGCCCTTGATTTAGGTGATGAGAATACAGTCAAGAAAATTTTCAATACAATAAATTCTCGATACGGTAGAACAGATTCGGTCATACACTTTACCGGTAGTTATGACTATCACAACAACCTAACTTCGCTCGAGCGTAAACAATGGGACAACATGGTGGATAAATTCGTTAATATCCCACACCTGGTAACTAGCCAATCAGTATTATCAATGGCTACAAACCATGCGTTAGATGACCCTTCGTTGTTTAAGGGATCTAAAGGAAACATCGTAATCGTAGGCCCGGATTCACCGGTTGGTAAGAAAATAAGCGGTAATGTCCGTGCAAGGTCAGAAGTATTTAGGGGAGCGTTAAGACCATATGTCACAACTGCAAACCAAGAACTCCATGATGTATTAAATTCGGATATA